From Antennarius striatus isolate MH-2024 chromosome 14, ASM4005453v1, whole genome shotgun sequence, the proteins below share one genomic window:
- the sf3a3 gene encoding splicing factor 3A subunit 3 — METILEQQRRYHEEKERLMDAKTKEMLHKKSTLREQINSDHRTRAMLDRYMEVGANLRDSYEDKDGMRRDELAAISGPNEFAEFYNRLKQIKEFHRKRPNEISIPMAAEFEEMMKARDNPSEEAQNLVEFTDEEGYGRYLDLHDCYLKYINLKGAEKLEYITYLSSFDQLFDIPKDRKNAEYKKYLEMLLEYLQDYTDRVKPLLDQNELYGKVLMDFEKKWEIGTFPGWPKETSSALTHAGAHLDLSAFSSWEELASLGLDRLKSALMALGLKCGGTLEERAQRLFSTKGKSLESLDPSLFAKNPKAKGPKKDTERNKEIGFLEAQVYEYVEILGEQRQLTHENVQRKQARTGEEREEEEEEQLSESESEDEDNEIIYNPKNLPLGWDGKPIPYWLYKLHGLNINYNCEICGNFNYRGPKAFQRHFAEWRHAHGMRCLGIPNTAHFANVTQIEDAVSLWAKLKTQKASERWQPDTEEEYEDSSGNVVNKKTYEDLKRQGLL, encoded by the exons GAGCGGCTGATGGACGCGAAGACCAAAGAGATGCTCCACAAGAAGTCCACG CTGCGGGAACAGATTAACTCCGACCACCGAACCAGAGCGATGCTGGAC aGATATATGGAAGTCGGTGCCAATCTAAGAGATTCCTATGAAGACAAAGACGG GATGAGACGAGATGAACTCGCTGCCATCTCGGGACCCAATGAGTTTGCAGAGTTCTACAACAGACTGAAACAGATAAAGGAGTTTCACAGGAAGCGCCCAAATGAG ATTTCCATTCCCATGGCTGCAGAGTTTGAGGAGATGATGAAGGCCAGGGACAACCCCAGTGAGGAGGCCCAGA ACCTGGTGGAGTTCACGGACGAGGAAGGATATGGGCGCTACCTCGACCTCCATGACTGCTACCTGAAGTACATCAACCTGAAGGGAGCTGAG AAACTCGAGTACATCACCTACCTGTCGTCGTTCGACCAGCTGTTCGACATCCCAAAGGACAGAAAGAACGCCGAGTACAAAAA GTATTTGGAGATGCTGCTGGAGTATCTTCAGGACTACACAGACCGGGTCAAACCTCTGCTGGACCAGAACGAACTCTACGGAAAGGTTCTGATGGACTTTGAGAAAAAATGGGAGATTGGGACCTTTCCAGGATGGCCA AAAGAGACGAGCAGCGCTCTGACCCACGCTGGAGCTCATCTGGACCTCTCTGCGTTCTCCTCCTGGGAG GAGTTGGCTTCCTTGGGTCTGGACAGACTGAAGTCTGCTCTCATGGCTTTAGGACTGAAATGTGGAGg GACCCTGGAGGAGAGAGCTCAGAGACTCTTCAGCACCAAAGGAAAATCCCTGGAATCTCTGGACCCCTCACTGTTTGCCAAGAACCCCAAAGCCAAAGGCCCCAAGAA AGACACAGAGCGAAACAAGGAAATTGGCTTCCTGGAGGCGCAAGTGTACGAATACGTGGAGATCCTCGGG GAGCAGAGGCAGCTGACTCATGAAAACGTCCAAAGGAAACAGGCTCGAACTGGAGAGGAgcgcgaggaagaggaggaggagcagctcagCGAGAGCGAGAGTGAAGACGAAGACAACGAGATCATCTACAATCCCAAGAATTTGCCTCTGGGCTGGGATGGCAAG CCCATTCCCTACTGGCTGTATAAACTCCACGGCTTGAACATCAATTACAACTGTGAGATCTGTGGAAACTTCAACTACAGAGGCCCCAAAGCCTTCCAGCGACACTTTGCA GAGTGGAGGCATGCTCACGGTATGCGCTGTCTTGGAATCCCCAACACAGCTCACTTTGCCAACGTCACACAGATTGAGGACGCTGTGTCTT TGTGGGCGAAGCTGAAGACCCAGAAGGCTTCGGAGCGTTGGCAGCCGGACACAGAG GAGGAGTACGAAGACTCCAGCGGAAATGTCGTCAACAAGAAGACGTACGAAGATCTGAAGAGACAAGGCCTCCTGTAG